CCACCTGCGTCATCTGATCAAGGTAAAACCCTATTCTGGTTTCGGTGGAAAAAGGATTTGGGCGGACATCGGCCGATAGCTGGCCGGCCATTTCTCCCGGCGCGGGTACGTCCACATGACCAGTGGACAGCGTCAGGGCCTTTGTGGACGCAATATTCAGGTAGTCCGTTACGCGGAAAGTGATCTCCCAGGAATGGTTGTCAAGGGCCGGCACACCCTGGAAAATGCCGTCACCGGTGATGTTCATCCCCATGGGGTAGTCAGGTGGCCGGAACTCCAGTGCACAGTTGTCGGGCAGGGAGTTCGTGTTCGACACGCTGGCAATCGTAAAGCTCTGACCGTCGCCTTTTGAGATTCCTGAAGCCCATCCTGTCCCGTCTGTCATCGAATTGGCATAATAGAAGTCAATAATCCCACTGGCATTCAGGACCACTACCACATCAATATCCACATCAGGCTCATCGTATTTGGAAGTTTTCCAGCGGAAGGTGGCACTGCTGGCATTCCCCTGGTAATAAATGCCATCCCCCTGCCCGGGATAGATCATCAGATCGGCGCAATAAGCCGTTATTACTTTACTGTTTTTCAGTTTTTCCTCATCACGGATATAGTCGAATGCTTCTTCGAATACGATGGAACCGTCGGTGAGCAGCGTAACCTGATCGTAGGTTTCCCCATAGAACGGGAAAGAAAATTCAAGTTCCCTGATGGCATAGCCGTCATCGTAATCCGTTGGTACCAGCAGTTCATCATTGATCGCAGGGTAGATACCGATGATGGGATTTTCTTCGTAATTGATCAACAGGTCCCATGCATAGGGAGGAGTGCCACCGGACGCTTCCAGTTGCACATTGTAAGGTTCATTAACAACAGCGGGAGGAAGTTCCTCCGTTGTGATCGACGGGGCATTGAAGCTGATCGTTGCACAAACGGAGACCGTTGTAGTATCATTTTCGGCAATGGGTAGGTGTTGCTGGGGAAAGATGATCTCTTCTCCGGATGTATAATCGGTCAGGCTCAGTGAAACCATCTCTCCTGTTCCTGTATTGGCAGGGTCTGTTTCAACAATGCTGAAAAAGAACCGGGCGGGTTGCCCTGAGGTGATCTGACTCAGGAGGGGAGTGATGTCAAGACCATATTCGAGGGTCTTATCCTCTTCGGAATAGCCTCCCTGCATATAAAGATTCCCTCCCTGATTCCTGAACAGGGGGAAGGTCATTTCATAGTCGGGTTTCAGTGCATTGGTGTCGGCCGACACCCCGGCCATAAAACGGATCTTGTCGCGGGAGGTATGTTTGACCGTTCCCTTCAGGGTGACAAAAGGATCGTAGACCTGGCGGGTGGTGATCACGTGGATGGTATTGGTCCATATCCCTCCCTGGGAGGTGGCATCGGCGAGGCCTTTGTACATCATATAGGACGTTCCGCCGTCGCCAAACCCCATTCCCCAGCTGTTGGCAAATTTCAGCGCGCCAATCTCCCAGTCTTTCACATTGACCGTTCCATCGGAGTTGATATCAATATGGTTGGTGTACTGTCCATCGCCGTTGAAATCATACCTTATGGAATCATTATAGCCGACGATGGTCATGGCGTGGTTGACCTCCGCGTCCCACCAGACCACGACGGATTTACCTGCTTCCGGTGTACCTGCTGGCAGGGAGGTCATGGTAAAATCGTTGGAAACTCCGGCTGCGAAGACCGCCAGTCCTCCCGGTTCCTTTTTCCCAAGATGGTTAAAAAGCCAGTGTTTCAGGGTTTCCAGTCCCTGTTCGTTGCCAACCTGGATGGCGAAGATATTCAGCACCTTATTATGCATTCCGTTGTAATATTCATCATAGCCGCTCATCCACCTGGAATAGCCGCCATAGGCATAATCCCCTCCCCAGTCCAGCACGTTGGGGCATCCGTCCGATTGAACGATCACCCATCCGTCGAAGTGCCAGGATCCACCGCCGGTGCCGCCATTGAGGAAATTCCAGGTGTAGTGGGTCGGGTACTGGGTCAGCAGATTGTCAGCCGGAACACCACGTTCACAATCGATCTCATAGGTGAAGCAGTATCCCATCCCCGAGGCCTGGCCACAACTCCCGCCATCCTGCATGAAAATGGGACGGAAATAAGGCTGTGTCGTATTATCAACAGCAGCGGGAAGATCACGGCCGGCCCTTTCAGGAGGTGTTGTCAAACGGGGCAGATCGTTGAGAAATTCCCAGTCATCCGCTGTCAATGGTCTTAATCCCCCTGCCAGCCAGGGATCACCGCCGGGATCCGGATTCACGTTGACAACCTGAGCGATCAGCGCATTCGAAAGGAGGTAAAGGCAAATGAGGATGGTGTATTTCCTGGCCATAAATATTTGATTTACATAAGTAAATAAACCGAATAATTTCAAGAAAGTAGAATATAAATTACCTGTCCGTTACGGCAGGATATGAACAGCCGGGTCAAAGCTTACTGAAGGATCAGTTTTTTCTCGGCATGCGCGTTTTCACCTGTTATCCTTATATAATAGACCCCGCCTGGCAAGGCACTTATATCCAGTTCTTTACAGAACTTTTGATGGATGATGATGTCTTTCATAATGAGTACTCTGGTGCCGGAGGCGTGTGTGATCGTCAGGTCAACCTGCTCCTCAACATCCGAATAGACGGTGATGTAAACTACATCACTGGCAGGATTGGGATGGATTTGCAAGGAGAAACCCTGGCCATTCAACTGGTCAATGCCGACGGTGTTGCTGACCAGTACTTCAAGCACCTCTGAATGATCGCTGTCTCCACATTCGTTCAGCGCTGCCACGCTAATGCCAGCGGTCCCGGTGAATTCCGTGTTCCAGGTCACCGTTCCCAGTTCATCCATACCTGAGATGTATCCCGCTGTTGGGGGTTCCAGAAGCCAGTTGTAGGAAGTGGCTCCAGGTACCGGCTGGATTGCATAGTCGGACGTGGTCGTGTAGTACAGATCAACGTAATCAGGTCCGGCGGGTGTTCCTGGTGCGTCAGGGACTGGCATAAACGATAAAATCAAATCCCTGGTAATGTCCCCGCAGGGAAGGCCACTGAAGGCAGTGAGGGTAAGCGTGACGGATCCTGCGTTATAATCACCCTGGCTGGGATAATAGATCGGAGTAAGAATGTTGGCCGCACTGAACGATCCTGTCCCGGAGGTTTCCCACTCAAGGGCATAGTAATTAGTGGCTGCTGCCTGGCATTGGTAATCCTCTCCTTCACAGATCGTTGTATCCGGACCGGGATTGCAGGTTGTCACCAGGGTTGGTGGAAACACGATATAGTCAATCCACGCCCGGTCCAGTCCTTTGAATTCATCGTAATTTTTTGTGTAAACCCATTTGAATGTATGAAAACCTGTATTGACAGGGTAACTGAACCGTTCCCAGTCGAACATGCCAGCCCATTGGGCAATGAGGTTATCGTCAATGAAGAACTGGAGATAGTCAGCATCTTCTTCGGAGGATACTTTTCTGAAGAATGAGATGCTGTCATTGGCCAGAACGGTATAAGATAATTTAAAGTTGGAGGATTCATCATTGTTGATGGTGCCCGAACGTATGCAGAAAGCTCCCTCGTATGGACTATCAGGGGTGACCTGCCACGGGAACTGGCTGGTGGATGACCAGGCAAACCGGCTGAAGTCTCCTGTTTCCCAGTTCTCAAAAACGATCCCGATCGTACCGTTGTATGTGTGCAGATAGGTATAGTCACCACAGGCAAAGTTGATGGTCAGGTCAACAAAAGCACCGATGGGTGCTTCATCGTCTATTACAACAGGAAAGGACAAATAGATGATGGTATCGGCAGGCAATGATTCGATCTCCACATTGGGGTTTTCGATCGTTGCATACACACTTCCCGTCGAGAGGCTGGCTGTGGCATTCGATCCATCGCTGTGGCCCGAATTCATCAACGGGATGATCACCATCAATGTTTCGCCCGCGTCGATGCTTCCGCTTGAATTACCACCTACCGAATCGTTGTAGAATATGGCTCCGGTCGTAAATTCAGGTGCGCGTGCGATCAGTTCAACCTCATCTTCCCAGGTATCATCCGCCACGATCGTAATGTCGAATTCGATCAGCGTTTGATCGGGGATGTTTGACGCAACTTCAAAGCTGAATGCATCGGCAATGGTCTTGGATTCACCGGCGGGGATGAGACCGTAGGCGTGATGGTCATCGGTCAGGGTAACATATTCGTTATCGGTTGAAATCGTCACTTCTGAATTGTATGCAGGCTGATCACCGACATTTTTAATCGTGAGGGCCATGGAGATGTTTTCGCCAAAGTCAATGAAGCCATTGTCATTGCCACTGTTGTCATTCAGCATATATGAGGTGAAGATCAGGTAGGGCTGGTTGGAAATGACCAGAACCTCGCCTGTTATCTTATTGCGGTTATGGGCTGTGATGGTCACATACAGCGGGGCCGGATCCAGCAACGTGGGAAATTCGACAATGACGTCCCCTTGTGCATCAGCGATTCCGCGGCCAATCAGTTCGTCGTTGGCTGTAACAGCAACACGGGCGTACGGTGCATCGGTCGTAATCGTGATCGATGAGCTGCCGATGGAAATGGATACGGGGATGTCAGCGGTGATATCTGTGGGGATTGCCGTCCAGATGTCCATGCTGGGATCGCCGAAGAGGTTGAGCTCATAGGCTGTCCAGGCACAATATTCATCATTCTGGATATAGGACACATCATCCTCTTTTGACCGGGCATTGACATCTCCCACCCGGGTAATGTCTTCCCCAAAAATGGCATCGTAAAACTCGCGGTCATAGTACTGTGATGAACTGTTGGTCCCTCCCGGGTTATACCAACCGTAGCGGGAGTTGGCAATGGTTGCCACTTCACCGGTCGGCAGGTTGGTGAAAACCTCAGCAAAACAGTCGGTCCCGCCATAGCCTCCCCCGTCGTCACGGTTGTCGAAAGAACCGTTATAGCAGCCCTGGCTGTATCCGACAACAAAACCCCTGGTAATTCCGTCGTTCGTAAAATTGGTGGTGGTCAGGTCGGAGTTGTACATTTTCATGTTATAGGTGACATTGGAGTGGCCCAGGTGGTTCACCAGGTTCACCCCTTCCTGGTTGAACTGCTCAAAAATATCTTCCTTATACCACATCGACGTCATTTCGTACAATTTGGAAACCTCGAAATTGGGTGAGATCCCCTCGGTGGTGTACCCGTTGGCGCTGCTTCCGTTGGCGATCTCATCCTTATAGGTTCCGCCCCAGGTATTTGAATTCAGTTGTTCTCCCACCATGAGCGCTTTTTCGATATCTGCCACCACCGGCGTATCCTGATATTTAATCAGTTTATTGACAAAACTCTGTATTTCCTGTACGTTATCAACACAGATGCGGCCGATGCTCACTTCGGAGTAAAGATCCCATTCATTGGGTTCGCCCCAGTAGTTGTCACCATCGGTATTCCAGTTCCCGTCGAGGCCGGCATAGTACATATCCGAGGGGATGTTGCTGTCATCAAGGGCATCCAGTCCACGGGGAGGGATGATGTTGTCGGTGCCGCTGGCCGGGTCCCCGTCGCCACCCAGGATGACATAGGAGATGCCGTTGTTCTGGTAATAATCTTTGATGCAGTTCCGGATCTTATCGGCATTATCCTGCCCCGTATAGGTTGAATAGATTTCCTCGGTCGTGATCGTCTTGACAAAAAAACCGGTTGACTCCTTGAACTCCACATAATCTTCAAAAGCAGGCATAAGGGCGTTGTTGGAGATCAGCAGCAGGTCATACGGATCATCGTCCCTGGTATTGGCGTATGTGTAGGTGTACAGCAGTTCAGGGTTACGAACGATCTGGTTGATCCTTTTGTCAATCAGTGCCGAAGATCTGCGCAAGGCGGATGATTCCCCTGCCCTGTCGGTTGGTGCTGATAAAATTTCCAGGGTCAGTTCCCTGAGAAATTGAACCTTTTCGGAAACCGGTTCGTAAACGACCGGGCAAACGGTGAATGCCCCTATGGAGTGGCCGTTGAGAAAGTGCGTGGAGGCATTGTCAATCATTTTTGCCGGATAGGGCTCAGCGGAGTTGTAGATGACCGAGTCTTGCCTGAGTGTGACCGTTTCGCCCGTGTACCGGGAAATGGGGACAGGCTTTACGGCTGGTTTGATCCGGATACCGGTTTGGGTGGGATAATAGGTGGCCGAAAGGATCCGGACCTCTTTAAGTTCATGGCCGGGTGATAACAGGTACTCCGCACCGTAGTACGGAATCTCCGGGGTTCCCTCCCTGCCCATGTTCAGGCAGTTTTCGTAAACGATGAGGCTATAGCCGTCACGCACCTCTTCCAGCTGTGGTTTTTCAAACTGGATGGTGTAGATCTGGGCGATGGATGAAAGGGTGAAACACGATACCACACAGGTCAAAAAGAAAAATCTTCTCATGATTAAAAATTTTGATGGTTAGAAGGGTAACAAAAGTAGAATAGTTCGGTGTAATTAGCAAGCAGATTAACTTTTTTAAAATCAAAGAGGAAAAATCAAAGAGCAAAAATCAACTCAAAAATCAAATATCGGTTAATCGTTAATCAGATATCCTCCTGATCAAACGATCAGTTCATTCAGCCGGTGCCGCCACATGACAAAGCCTTCTATGAAAGGAGAACTCACGTTTTCGTGAACGATGACATTGAAGATCAGGTCGGGGTCGTTCGGAGAGGTCCGCCAGGCAAGTTTATACTGCTCGCGGCCGCTGTTACGGACCTGGTTGATCGCATCTTCCACGCGGCGAACCTGTAGATCAAGTTCATCATCCCCCTTGCCAATGCTCCAGATATAGGTGGCGTGGGAGTTCAGCAGTTCCCAGACAAAGTGGTTCATGCGTTCCCCTGCAATAGTGAACAGGAAGCCAAAAAAAGGATGAAGGGTGAATTTTAATTTTGATCCCGGCACCTGTTTTTGACCGGCCAGGTATTCCAGCTGTTTTCGGTTTCGCACCTTCGATTTTTCGAGCAAAAATTTCAGGATCTCTTCCTCCGACTGGTCAAAAACGTTGCCTTCCCGTTCGTCGGCCGAAAATTCATCGAAAATATCGCTGGAAGTGAACAACGACTTATCGATAGGGCCACGGAATGGAGGTCTGGTGATTCCCAGCGTGCGGATATTCCGGATGGTGTCGATCAATTCTTCGTTGATCAAACTGATGATCCTGGATGTTGCTTCTGCATGGACAACTTTCCTGTTCTCCATCGTGATCCTGGCACTAACATTGAATTTTCGGGTCCCCAGTGCCTTCATGAAGTAACTTTTGATCAGGTCGAACTCAGGGATAAGGAAATCATTGCGGATCTTGAATCTGACCAGTTCTCCGGTTTCCTGCACCGGGTGTTCAAAAACCACATAACCCAGTTTGAAGGCCGCATCCTTAAAGGAGATGCTGAATTCTTTGTTGATCAGTTCATGGGAAGGGGAGGATCGAAAAAGGAGGTTTTTTCGTTTTATCTCTGCTGGCTTGTCGTGCAACGAAGGATGATTGATGCTTTCAAACGCTTCGATGACGGCCCTGTCGAGATTGGGCAACTCTGTCATGGAGTAGAGGAGGCATTTTTTCAGTGACGGAACATCCACCAGTCCGGTGAATTCGATGAAATCAATGGCAGCCTTGGGACTTTGTTGTTGAAAGGTCTCCGTTTCGCGGACAAAGTAATTGCTGACCCTGGCTTTCAGGATATGGGCGTTTTTATCAAAGGACAATTGTTCTATTTCCCAGAAGACGTTTTTGATCCTTTCAACAGGCAGATGTTCAATCGGTAAATTGGATCTTCCGATGGGAAGAAACAGATGGTCGTTAAAGAATATTTTTCCATCCTGGATGCAGATGATGACATGCTGGGAAGGCATAGGGAGGATGATGAATGGGTAACAAAACCGTTATTACAAATTATGGCAATTTATTTTTGTTATTCATTCGATAAAACGATATTTTGATGGGATATTGGCGTCTACCGCTGGATCACCATTTTTTTGACTGCAGACGAACCCTGGCTGGTAAGATGCAGGAAATAAACACCTTCGCCAAGTGCATTCAGGTCCAGCGTAAGCTGGTTCTGCCCGCTGAGCCGGATGTTGCTTTCCTGATAAACCCTTGTGCCCCTGGAATCCAGGATGAACAGGTCAATCCCATCAAGCCGCTGTGCATTCAGTACCAGTGTAAATAGACCCGTTCCGGGATTCGGGTAAAGGTTCACGTCGATCGCCCACGCGTTTTCATCCATTCCGGTGCAATCTTCAAAATAGACCGACCGGTCGTCCTTTGAAAAACATCCCTCCGCATCGGTAACCGTTACTGAAAGAACCTTTGTTCCTCCGATGCCGGCTCCGGTGGTGTCGATCGTGATCATCCGGGTGGTCTCACCGGTTGACCAGAGATACGTTGCCCCCGGATTGCCTGCATCCAGTGTAAGGGTGTGATTGTGGCAGATGCTGGTGTCGTTGCCCAGGGAAACGACCGGCAGGGAATGAATCGTCACGGCAAGATCGGCACTCATCTGGCATCCGGTGGAATCAATGATTTCCAGTACGGATAATGTCCCTGCTCCGTCAGTGCCCCAATCAACGCTGATCTCAGGACGGTCCTGCCCTCCGGTGATGCTTCCGCCTTCGATGTTCCACAGGTACGTATGACCTTCCAGTGCGGGCGTGGAATAAACGACTGCGGTTTCATTTGCGCAGACAGAAGGATCCCCTGCAACGGAGGGAACGGGAAGTTCATGAACCGTAACCGTTACCGGCTGGGAGCTCTGGCAGGTGGTGAGAGTATTGGTCTGGGTCACCGACAGCCAGTTTTCGGTGCCTGTCGTATCCCATAAGACGGTGATCTCGTTTGAATCAGGATCCGACTGGATGGTTCCGCCTGCGATTTCCCAGAAATAGCTGTAAGACTCAAGAAGTGGCGTGCTGTAACTTGCCGTTGAATTCCGGCAAACGGACAGCGGTCCCGTAATGCTGGGATCCGGTGTCTGGAGGAACGTGATCACCATCTCGTCACTGGCATCCTGGCAGGGATCGCTGGCAAAGGCCGTGAGCGTCAGCGTAACCGTCTGTCCAAGCTCATCGGGGCCGGGAATGTATTTTGCCTGGAGTTCTGTCGCATTGGCAAACGTACCTGTGCCGCTGGTCGTCCACAGAAGGCTGTCGTAATGCTCAGCCAGAGGTTCCATAAGAGGAATGTTTCCCAGTCCGCAGAAAGCGATATCACCGCCTGCATTAACCGTGGGATTCAGGCTAAAGGAAAGCGTCATGTCATCGCTTACCGTAAGTTCCGGTCCGGTGGCGGTCAGGGTAAGAGCGACCGATCCGGCGGTAACATCATCCGCACCCGGTGTGTAAACAGGTGCCAGAATGGTTGGATCATCGAACGTACCGGTACCCGCTGTTGACCAGAGCAGCGAATTATATTTGGTCGCGGCGCCATTCAATGCAAAAGGAGTGTTTTCACAACTTACCGCATCCGCTCCAGCCTGGGCTGACGTACGTAATTCGGCCGGGAATACCACATAATCGATCCAGGCTTTATCCTGTCCGGAGGTCACATACGTATCTTTCGAATATACCCATTTGAACGAATGTTCCCCGGCAGTAACCGCAAAAGCGACCCTGGTCCAGCCATCCTCTCCCGACCACTGATCCTGCAGAACACCGTCAATGTAAAACGACAGGTAGTCATAATCTTGTTCAGAGGATACTTGTTTGTAAAACGAGATGCTGTCATTGAACATGACATCATACTCAATCCTGAGTTCTGAAAACGAATTATTCCCGATCAGGCCGGACACAGGACAATACGAACCTTCAAAAGCACCGGAGCCGGTCATGGTCCAGGGCGAATTGCCCCCGAATTTCCAATTGAAGGCTGAAAAGTCTCCCGATTCGAAGTCATCCACGATCAGTCCGATCTTCTGTACGAAGTCCTGCTGTGCCGCGTGGAACTCGGTGACGACCTGGTAATCAAACAGTGCAGCTGAACCGGTGACAGCGTTTTCTGAGACCGTGATGTTGAAGGCGGCTGAAGTGTTTTCACCAGCCCCAAGGTCACCCAGATCGGCAGTGGTCGTGTTCAGGGTGATTTCTGAGCTGCTGCTTGAAAGAGTGGCTGTTGCGTTATTGGCCGTGTAATCCCCCGGGTTGGAAGTGACAACGACAAGGTCAGCGGTTTCGCCCGGATCCAGCCTGCCATTATTGTTCCCGAGCGGGTCCAATACAGTCATCTGCCCGATTTTTATGGCTGGTGCGTGTGGTGTGATCCTGAATGTACTCCGGAAGGTGCTGTCGTTTGCATCGGTGGAGGTTAGTAAAAATTCAATATCCTCACCGTCAGTGACTGAGGGACTGAGTGTCAGTGCAAAGACGCCCTGAAAGGATTTTATTTCTTCCACACTGAAATCACCGAAATTTTCTTCGTTGTCGGTCAGGGTGACAAATGGATTTTCAGCAGACAGGACTGAATGAACGGCTAAAGCAGGCTGATCCCCGATGTTTTCCATCGTAACGTCGATGAGGATGGATTCACCGAAATCCGCCTGTCCGTTGCCATTCCCCTGCGAGTCGTTGACCTGGTGCGCAGCGTAGATCAACCAGGGCTGGTTGGGAGGCGGACCGGTTTGAAAAGGTGATACAAAGGCCATCACATGCCCCATGCGGTTATCGGTCCACACCGGATATACCGAACGGTTATTGGCGGAAATGCCCAGGTAATCACCCATGTATCCTCCTGCCAGTCCTTCGACCGGTGCCGGTGTGAAGGCGATGTCACTGACCTTGAAATCCTCCCAGGTATCGCCGCCATCGCTTGAAACGGCACAGAAAACCTCGCACTGGGAGTTGGATACATTTCTGTCGTCATAGAAAATGACGCTCAGGGTTCCGAACGCGGGGTCACAGGTGATCCAGGGGAAGTAATGCTGGTTACCCAGTCCCGAAGGATCCTGGTTTATGCGGATAGGATCCGACCAGGTTTCACCCTCATCGGATGATTTGATCATATAGATATCGATGTCGGGTCCGCTGTTGATCCCAGGCACCCCGATATTGGTCCAAACAAGGTACAGGTTACCCCGGTATGCCCCGTTGCTGATGTCGGCGGCCATGGAGGGAAAGGAATTCACACGCATATCTTTTGATGTTTCCGATGTCCGGATGCCGCGGATATTGGTTATGATTCGCGTGGCGGGTTCATAGGTGACGCCTCCGTCCAGTGATTTGGCAAATCCCATCGCAGTTTCGTCGGTCGGCCATCCGTCATAGATGGTCCATGCAACATAGACTTGCCCATCAGGCCCGGTCTGTATATTGACCCCCTGGTTGTGGCTTCCGGCATTGACAGCATGGCTGATCCCAAGGCGGCTGGAGTAACTTACCCCGCCATCGGTGGTACGCACGATCTCGATTTCATTTTCGTTGGGGCCGCCCTGGAAGTTGGTCCAGGCTGAATAAAGATTTCCATTGTAGGAACTTGTCGGGCTGTTATCCACCCACAGATGGTTCTTATCCAGGATATACCCGCCTCCCGCACACTGCACGGCGGTCCAGGTCTGCCCCTGGTCGGTGGAATAGGAAACACCCTGGTCCATATTGCTGTGAATGTAACCCACATAATATCTTCCGTCGCTGCTGATCGCCACCGAGGGATCCCCTGAATTTTCACCGCCGGTACCCTCGATTTCGCCTTCCCAGGTTTCTCCCCCGTCAAAGGTGAAAAAGTCATTGGCTCCGTAGAGTGCACTTACAGGATTGGTTGTGGAGTTGTTCGACTGAAGGACATTCAGGTGGTCATTGGGATTGACAAAGACCGAGTTCTCACTCTGTGTTGAGTTTTGCTGGGTCAGGGGCTTGTCCGGAGAGTCGTCATACCGTACACTCCCGGAAACGATCCTGCTACCCGTGTAAATCGCCTGTTTGACCGGGACATAGGGAGCCACTACCACATAACCTTTTTCCGCCATCTGTTTCCAGTAGGTCATGTTGTCGATCCGCGTATCGATCAGGTGCTCCTTGCCTTTGACGGCTTTTGGAAGGTGTTTTCCCGGCTGCTGCTGGGCAGCCAGCGTAGTCAGGATAAAGAATGCAAGGGTGCTCAGGATCAGGTAACGTAAAAGCTGGCTCATAAAAAAGGTTTTAAAGTGGTGTAATAAAAATACATACAGGGTTATTATTGTATTTTAATGATTTTCCTGACGATTGAACCGGTAGGAGTTACTGCCCGCAGGTAATAAACTCCCTGTTCCAGCCCGCTGATATCCAGGGATACAGTCCCTGAACACGGCGTTGAAGCAGAAGGGAGACGGTGTTCAAGAATTGTTTGTCCCGTTGTATTCATGAGTAGGAAATGCACGGGTGTAACCTGCCTGAATTCATATTCCAGGACCAGATGACTCCTGGAAGGATTTGGATAGACGGTAAGGGTGAATGAATCAGGGATTTCATCCACGGATACGGGGGTGTAGATGGGCGGGAAGGAAATATAATCGACCCAGGCAGCATCTTCTCCTGAACTTGACATCCAGTCTTTGACGTATTTCCATTGAAAAGTACGCAGTCCAGTAGTCACAGGATAGGAAGCATAGGACCAGCCAAGGTTGCCCGACCAGGATCCTTTTTTCACATTATCAACATAAAATTCCAGGTAATCATAATCCGTTTCTGACGACACCCTGTAATGAAATCCGATCGAATCGTCGGCCAGGACCTCGGCAGTGATCATCATCTCCGAAGTTTCCTGGTCATCGATCTCACCTGATCGGGCACTGTACAAACCCTCAAAGGGATTGATTTCACTGATCACCCAGGGTGCATTGCCCCCGAATTGCCAGTTATGCCGCGTAAAATCACCGGTCTCAAAATCCTCGGTGATGACCCCTGTTTCCAGCTGGTATTCCTTACTTAATTCATACGCTCCCGAAGTGAGGTTACACGACAATTTAACGATCGTACCAGCCGGAGTGGATGGATCCAGTGTCACCTGATAGGAAGCCTGTACCGTTTCAAAAACGGCAAGCG
Above is a genomic segment from Bacteroidales bacterium containing:
- a CDS encoding C25 family cysteine peptidase, with the translated sequence MRRFFFLTCVVSCFTLSSIAQIYTIQFEKPQLEEVRDGYSLIVYENCLNMGREGTPEIPYYGAEYLLSPGHELKEVRILSATYYPTQTGIRIKPAVKPVPISRYTGETVTLRQDSVIYNSAEPYPAKMIDNASTHFLNGHSIGAFTVCPVVYEPVSEKVQFLRELTLEILSAPTDRAGESSALRRSSALIDKRINQIVRNPELLYTYTYANTRDDDPYDLLLISNNALMPAFEDYVEFKESTGFFVKTITTEEIYSTYTGQDNADKIRNCIKDYYQNNGISYVILGGDGDPASGTDNIIPPRGLDALDDSNIPSDMYYAGLDGNWNTDGDNYWGEPNEWDLYSEVSIGRICVDNVQEIQSFVNKLIKYQDTPVVADIEKALMVGEQLNSNTWGGTYKDEIANGSSANGYTTEGISPNFEVSKLYEMTSMWYKEDIFEQFNQEGVNLVNHLGHSNVTYNMKMYNSDLTTTNFTNDGITRGFVVGYSQGCYNGSFDNRDDGGGYGGTDCFAEVFTNLPTGEVATIANSRYGWYNPGGTNSSSQYYDREFYDAIFGEDITRVGDVNARSKEDDVSYIQNDEYCAWTAYELNLFGDPSMDIWTAIPTDITADIPVSISIGSSSITITTDAPYARVAVTANDELIGRGIADAQGDVIVEFPTLLDPAPLYVTITAHNRNKITGEVLVISNQPYLIFTSYMLNDNSGNDNGFIDFGENISMALTIKNVGDQPAYNSEVTISTDNEYVTLTDDHHAYGLIPAGESKTIADAFSFEVASNIPDQTLIEFDITIVADDTWEDEVELIARAPEFTTGAIFYNDSVGGNSSGSIDAGETLMVIIPLMNSGHSDGSNATASLSTGSVYATIENPNVEIESLPADTIIYLSFPVVIDDEAPIGAFVDLTINFACGDYTYLHTYNGTIGIVFENWETGDFSRFAWSSTSQFPWQVTPDSPYEGAFCIRSGTINNDESSNFKLSYTVLANDSISFFRKVSSEEDADYLQFFIDDNLIAQWAGMFDWERFSYPVNTGFHTFKWVYTKNYDEFKGLDRAWIDYIVFPPTLVTTCNPGPDTTICEGEDYQCQAAATNYYALEWETSGTGSFSAANILTPIYYPSQGDYNAGSVTLTLTAFSGLPCGDITRDLILSFMPVPDAPGTPAGPDYVDLYYTTTSDYAIQPVPGATSYNWLLEPPTAGYISGMDELGTVTWNTEFTGTAGISVAALNECGDSDHSEVLEVLVSNTVGIDQLNGQGFSLQIHPNPASDVVYITVYSDVEEQVDLTITHASGTRVLIMKDIIIHQKFCKELDISALPGGVYYIRITGENAHAEKKLILQ
- a CDS encoding T9SS type A sorting domain-containing protein → MSQLLRYLILSTLAFFILTTLAAQQQPGKHLPKAVKGKEHLIDTRIDNMTYWKQMAEKGYVVVAPYVPVKQAIYTGSRIVSGSVRYDDSPDKPLTQQNSTQSENSVFVNPNDHLNVLQSNNSTTNPVSALYGANDFFTFDGGETWEGEIEGTGGENSGDPSVAISSDGRYYVGYIHSNMDQGVSYSTDQGQTWTAVQCAGGGYILDKNHLWVDNSPTSSYNGNLYSAWTNFQGGPNENEIEIVRTTDGGVSYSSRLGISHAVNAGSHNQGVNIQTGPDGQVYVAWTIYDGWPTDETAMGFAKSLDGGVTYEPATRIITNIRGIRTSETSKDMRVNSFPSMAADISNGAYRGNLYLVWTNIGVPGINSGPDIDIYMIKSSDEGETWSDPIRINQDPSGLGNQHYFPWITCDPAFGTLSVIFYDDRNVSNSQCEVFCAVSSDGGDTWEDFKVSDIAFTPAPVEGLAGGYMGDYLGISANNRSVYPVWTDNRMGHVMAFVSPFQTGPPPNQPWLIYAAHQVNDSQGNGNGQADFGESILIDVTMENIGDQPALAVHSVLSAENPFVTLTDNEENFGDFSVEEIKSFQGVFALTLSPSVTDGEDIEFLLTSTDANDSTFRSTFRITPHAPAIKIGQMTVLDPLGNNNGRLDPGETADLVVVTSNPGDYTANNATATLSSSSSEITLNTTTADLGDLGAGENTSAAFNITVSENAVTGSAALFDYQVVTEFHAAQQDFVQKIGLIVDDFESGDFSAFNWKFGGNSPWTMTGSGAFEGSYCPVSGLIGNNSFSELRIEYDVMFNDSISFYKQVSSEQDYDYLSFYIDGVLQDQWSGEDGWTRVAFAVTAGEHSFKWVYSKDTYVTSGQDKAWIDYVVFPAELRTSAQAGADAVSCENTPFALNGAATKYNSLLWSTAGTGTFDDPTILAPVYTPGADDVTAGSVALTLTATGPELTVSDDMTLSFSLNPTVNAGGDIAFCGLGNIPLMEPLAEHYDSLLWTTSGTGTFANATELQAKYIPGPDELGQTVTLTLTAFASDPCQDASDEMVITFLQTPDPSITGPLSVCRNSTASYSTPLLESYSYFWEIAGGTIQSDPDSNEITVLWDTTGTENWLSVTQTNTLTTCQSSQPVTVTVHELPVPSVAGDPSVCANETAVVYSTPALEGHTYLWNIEGGSITGGQDRPEISVDWGTDGAGTLSVLEIIDSTGCQMSADLAVTIHSLPVVSLGNDTSICHNHTLTLDAGNPGATYLWSTGETTRMITIDTTGAGIGGTKVLSVTVTDAEGCFSKDDRSVYFEDCTGMDENAWAIDVNLYPNPGTGLFTLVLNAQRLDGIDLFILDSRGTRVYQESNIRLSGQNQLTLDLNALGEGVYFLHLTSQGSSAVKKMVIQR